In Thermococcus sp., the sequence GGTCCACTCCCTCGGCCTGAACGCTTTTCAGAGCATCAATTATCCTGATATAGCGTACGTTAAAGGAAACGAAGTCGTCGTGAGGCACAGGCCGGAGAGTCCCTCTGGAAAACCCTCCTTTGACTCCTCCCTCGACTCGAACGTCGTTCACGTAAGGCTAACTCCCGGTCTTTCCCCGGAGGTTTTCCTTGCAATCTCCGAGAACGTTCATGGAATAGTTCTCGAGGGTTACGGCGCTGGGGGAATCCCGTACCGGGGCCGGAACCTTCTTGAGGCTGTTTCGAAAGTTGCCCCCGAAAAGCCCGTGGTCATGACAACGCAGGCCCTCTACGGGGGTGTGGACCTCACGAGGTACGAGGTCGGCAGAAGGGCGCTTGAAGCCGGTGTAATCCCAGCCGGAGACATGACGAAGGAAGCAACGCTTGTGAAACTGATGTACGCCCTTGGAAAAACGAGGAACGTTGGTGAGGTAAGGGAAATAATTGAGAAAAACATCGCCGGGGAAATCAGCTCAGCTTTTTGAGTTCTTCGTCACCAATTAGAAGGGGCCTCGTTGCCTCCATTACATAACTGAGCTCCCACCTCACATCTCCCCGGTTCATGAGCTCGGCATAGCGTTTGGCTTTCTCTTCAGCCTCTTCAATGCTGGAGGCCTCAACGATTCTCCTCACGTACCACTTTCTGTCCCCAAAGCGGAGCTTGAACTCGGCAAGGAACATGGGCACCACCGTTTCTTTCTCCATAGAAAGATTTAAAACTATAATGGACTCTTGGGTTTGGATGTACGAGGTGATGAGGTCATGAATATTAGACAGGTAGTTCTAACTATTATTTTACTCTCCATCATATCTTTTAGTTATGTCTCTGGAGTCAGCTTTGGAGATGACGTGACAGTTACGGGATACACTGTGAACAACAAAGCACCGGCCTTAGTAATGGAACAGAACGGGAATTATGGTTTACTAATACTCTTTGACAATGCAAGCACTTGGGCTCTCATCCGATTTGATGAAGACATGAATATCGTCCCCCTTCGTATATACCATGTTTCTGAACCAAAAGGCTATGCAGTTTATCCATCCTCAATAATCCCTTACGATGGAGGGTTTTTAATTGCAGGTGGTATAGATTCTGGAAACATTCATTCAAATTTTCATGGGGGTTTTTGGATAGCCTATCTCAACAAAAAAGGGGATATCCTGTGGGAAAGGGCGTACTTAACCCGTTATACCTCATCCATCTCAAGGGTGCTAGTTGATAAATTCACAGGGAGAATTTTGCTGGTAGGTAGTGGGTCTTTTTACTCTGGTAGTGATGGATTTATAGGCGTTTTTAATCCAGAAACCCGAAAGCTTGAGAAGTTTGTTGCTATTGGTGGTCCTTATGCAGATGGAGTTGATGCAGTTCTGGTTCTCAAGAGCTCGTACATTGTAGTGGGAAGTTCGTGGAGTCTGGGCGATGCACAGGGGAAAGTCTTTATTTTGAAGTTCACAAAAGATTTCAACATTCTGAGCTCGATTGCGTTTACTCTCCTTGACGGGGGCACTCCCGTAAGGTCAGCTGATTGGTGGACAATTAATGCAAGTTATTCCAACAATACGATTAAGCTCTTTGGAGAGTTCCTCATTGAAAAGTACAGTCCCGAGAAAATTACCCTTCAGAAAAGCGGATTGTGGTGGATGACCATTGATAGGGACCTTAATCCCATTTATTATTCATTTAAAGAAGCCATCGTTAACTCCAGTCCCATTGAGCT encodes:
- a CDS encoding asparaginase — encoded protein: MRILIIGTGGTIASTKTERGYKAKLTAKEILKLAGISGDGVKIDTRDVLNLDSTLIQPEDWVTIGKAVYESLDEYDGIVITHGTDTLAYTSSALSFMLRNVPIPVVLTGSMLPITEPNSDAPRNLKTALTFAMKGFPGIYVAFMDKIMLGTRVSKVHSLGLNAFQSINYPDIAYVKGNEVVVRHRPESPSGKPSFDSSLDSNVVHVRLTPGLSPEVFLAISENVHGIVLEGYGAGGIPYRGRNLLEAVSKVAPEKPVVMTTQALYGGVDLTRYEVGRRALEAGVIPAGDMTKEATLVKLMYALGKTRNVGEVREIIEKNIAGEISSAF